The genomic interval TCTCATCGCCTACCTCGCAATGGAGGCACGCAGCGACGTCCTGAACGAGTTGGAGGCACGACGCCGACGACGGACTCGCGAGCTGCCCGTTGCCGATCCTGTCGAACTCGAGCCGCGGAGCGGGGACAGTACGGTAGAGGAAGAAGCTTTGGATGCGGTCGACCCCTTCGGGGTCGCACCAATGGTGGCGCAAGGAGCGCTACGAGCACTGCAAGACCTGGACCACCTCGACCGCCAGCTCCTGCAGCTGATGGCGGACGGGGTGCGGGCGACGAGCGCGTACGCAGCCGTGCTCGGACTGTCGCACCTGCCTGTTGAGCTGCAGCGCAAGGCCGTGAAGCGCCACAAGGATCGCCTGCAGAAGAGATTGGAGCGGCTCCGTGGACAGCTCTCCTGACGAGGCGGTCTTCGCCGCGCTGAGCGAGCACCTGCGCGAGGAGCCCGAGTTCCTGGCGGGCTGGCTCGCGGCCGCCCCTGACCGCGGGGAAGGCATCATCCGCCGGCTCGGTCTCGACCAACGCCAGCGTGCCCGACTGCCGCTCTATCGCTCCCCCCGTGCAGGTCATTTCATCGCCGACGTCACGGCGATCGCCCGTCACCTGCACGTCGACCCTGATGAGCTTGCCGTAGGGCTTCGAGAGGGGGTTGCGCTCGCCGCGCTGGCTGCGGTTCCGGCCGCCGAGCTCGAGCGACCCGCCGGAGAGGTGCAGGCGGGACTGGTGAGTGCTGCTCACGACATGGCCGACGACCAGGTCAGCGCCAGCACGTCCTTCGCAGGGCGAGCGAGGGAACGGGCAGACAGCTTCTGGGCCGACGTGCCCGACGAGGTGCGACACCACCACGATCTCGAGGTCGCCATCGCCTGGGCGACCCCTCTGGCGATTGTGGCGCTTCCAGCCCTCGATCAGCACCGCGCTCGTGGCTGGCTCGCCAGTCGAGGCGTGGAGCTGAGCGACGACAGTGGTGCTCGGGCGCTCAGGGGTCTGCTCCTCGCCTCCCGGGGTGCTGGCATCGTCTTCCTTGATGGGAGGCTCACCCGGGCCGATCGACGCTTCACGGTGGCGCACGAGCTGGGCCATTTCTTGTTCGACTACGTCGAGCCCCGTGAACGGGTGCTCCGCGAGGCGCCTGAGCTCCTGGACGTGATCGACGGATGGCGTCCACCGAGCAGAGCCGAACGCGCGCAGGCCGTTCTCGCCCGGGTGCCACTGGGCCTCCATGCGCACCTGCTCGAGCGCGATGCCGACGGCGGCGCCGCCCATGACGTCGAGACGGCGGAAGACGCCGCCTCGCAATTCGCACTCGAGCTGCTCGCACCCTGGTCGACGGTGCTGGAGCTCGCGTCGGCGACAGCGCACGAGCACCGGTTGCCATTTGCCGAGCTGATCGACGAGGTCGCTGACGTGCTGGCCGACCGCTTCACCCTCCCGCGGAACCGGGCCGCCGTGCGAGCCAGGTCTGCCCTTCACACGCTCGGGATCCGACGGAGCTTCTTCGATCGGTGACGGCATCGAACTTTCCGAACGACCCCGGTACGAAAGACAGAGAGGCAGAGGACTTGCATAGCTCGCCCAAGGGGGCAGGACATGACCATGATCGAGCCACCGGGGAGGCCGGACCGTCGCCCAGACGAGCCGGAGCTTCCTTCGGCGGATTTCGAGCGCGAGTTCGGCGAGCCGCTGCGGCGTGTCCTCGACCTCGATACCTGGCACCCGGGCTCTGACCTTCCGGCCCTCTACGAGCGTCTCGACGCGGAGATCCAGAGCGCGCTCTCCCAGGAGGACCGGGTGGCCGGCGCGCTCCGTGCCGAGGTCTTCCCGGTCATCCGTGACCGGGGCCGGCCCGGCGCCCCGCCCCTGGCCGGTGTCTGGTCCATCCCAATCGGCGACCTCGAGAAGGTGCATCGGGGAACGCTGTTCGCGGGGAAGGTGGAGGCGTGCGACGGCACCGTCCTCGTGCACGACTCCCTCGCGCTGACGATCATCCAGCTCGGGGTATGCCTCATCTCGTACAACGGGCAGGAGGGCACCTGGTCCCACCGTCTCTTCCGGCGGGACCTGCGCGGCGTCCAGGGCAGCCCGGTCGACGAGGCGCTGCAGCTCCTCGAGCAGCGGGAACGGCGCGCCTCAGTGGGGGTCGACGACAAGCGCGACCGGCTGACCGAGCTCGGCCGGCGCGGGATCATGACCTACGCCGAGCGCGCGGTCCTTGCCCGCCTCTCGGCCGCCCCATGGCGGCTCGGCCAGGGCAACCCGGCACCGTTCGAGCTGTTGACCGGCTCGGGCGCGCTCGACCTCGTCGAGCAGGGGCTCGAGGTGCTCTCCGAGCTCCTGCTCGACCACCAGCGGTTCGCGTTCGTGCCGTCGGCGCCCAGGCAGCGCGCGCTGCTCACGATCGGGCTCGCCCTCGGTCCGCTCGAGTTCGCGGTGGTGCACAAGCTGCGCAGCTACATCGAGGACATGGTCGAGCGTGGGAACCTGCGCGGTCGCCGTCTGCAGGCTGCGCAGGAGTTCGTGGCCGCCGCTGGCGAGCAGGTTGCCGTCGGGGTGTACCGCACGTCGCTGGCGGCTCCGCCGTACGTCTTCTACGCGCCCGCCGACCCGGAGCTGTGCGCGCAGGCGGCTGCGATCGTCATGGCCGACGCGGTCCTCCAGGAGCATCGCGGGTTCCCGCTGCTGCTCGACATGGCGGACCAGCTCTGTGGGGCGAGCTTCGGCCGGGAGGACTTCCTCGGCACCGTCGGAGCCGCCTACGCCGCCCAGGATCGCACGTTCAGCCATCTCTCCGAGCGAGAGACGCGCCCCTATCCAGGGAGGTGACCGAGTTGCAGCATGAGCCTCAGCCCGACCCCGGACCCGTCGACCACCCCGATACGGCGCGCGTGGAGCAGCCGGTTCACCAGCTCAAGGACTACCTCGAGCCCTTGACCAAGGCGGCTGCGCTCGCTGAGGATGCCTCCCCCGACGCGGTCGGCCGCACGATGTTCGACTCGGGCGCGTCGCAGGACGGCTCAGTGACCGTGCTGCTGCCGAAGGACGAGATCGCCAAGATCCCGACTCAGGCGCTGGTTCGGATCGACTCCCGGCAGGACGGGCGCAGCTACCTCGGGATCGTCATCGCCGGCCCGTTCGCCGAGCCCGACGGCCTGCGGGCCGACGCCAACGTGATCGTGACGACGACGGTCCGGGGCGGCATCTTCATGCCGAGGTACCACGGCCGCGTGCAGGTGGAGCTTCTCGGCGAGGAGCTGGACGGCGCCCTCGTGCCGCCGCGGTTCCGCCCGTTGCCGAACAGTGTGGTGACCGTGCTCGAGACGGAGGAGAAGGCCGCGGCCCTGCGTGCCGGCGGCACGCTCCGGCTCGGCTCGGTCCTCGGCGACGAGGACGTGCAGGTCGGGATCCCGGTCGACAAGAAGTCGGTCCTGCCCCGCCACACCGCGGTGCTGGGCACGACCGGCGGGGGGAAGTCCACGACGATCGGCCGGCTGCTCGCCGAGGCGCAGCAGGCCGACATGGCCGTGGTCATCCTCGACACCGAGGGCGAGTACGTCCACATCGGCGATTCGACCACCGATCCGTCCATGCTTGCCGCCCTGTCCCGCCGGGGGCTCGCACCCGCCGGCATCCCGGACACCCGGCTGTTCCACCTCGCCGGCACCGAGACCGCCAACCCCGGGCATCCGAGCCGCCACGAGTTCGGCCTCTCCTTCACGGAGCTCTCGCCGTACACGGTCGCCGAGATCGTGG from Actinomycetes bacterium carries:
- a CDS encoding ImmA/IrrE family metallo-endopeptidase, which gives rise to MADDQVSASTSFAGRARERADSFWADVPDEVRHHHDLEVAIAWATPLAIVALPALDQHRARGWLASRGVELSDDSGARALRGLLLASRGAGIVFLDGRLTRADRRFTVAHELGHFLFDYVEPRERVLREAPELLDVIDGWRPPSRAERAQAVLARVPLGLHAHLLERDADGGAAHDVETAEDAASQFALELLAPWSTVLELASATAHEHRLPFAELIDEVADVLADRFTLPRNRAAVRARSALHTLGIRRSFFDR
- a CDS encoding DUF87 domain-containing protein, translating into MQHEPQPDPGPVDHPDTARVEQPVHQLKDYLEPLTKAAALAEDASPDAVGRTMFDSGASQDGSVTVLLPKDEIAKIPTQALVRIDSRQDGRSYLGIVIAGPFAEPDGLRADANVIVTTTVRGGIFMPRYHGRVQVELLGEELDGALVPPRFRPLPNSVVTVLETEEKAAALRAGGTLRLGSVLGDEDVQVGIPVDKKSVLPRHTAVLGTTGGGKSTTIGRLLAEAQQADMAVVILDTEGEYVHIGDSTTDPSMLAALSRRGLAPAGIPDTRLFHLAGTETANPGHPSRHEFGLSFTELSPYTVAEIVEMSEAQKERFFRTLDIGKQLLRELNIFPRRGSQDDERRVLELNEFDEGYPELTLSRVIDLANAMLAHVEHGDVDEVRLYNQELGTPVARAALKRLVAAAKPSSAVSWRATLGRLWRLHRLGIFDRRDHPPLDMRAVLRRGQVSIVDLSGTDSP